The Colias croceus chromosome W, ilColCroc2.1 genome contains a region encoding:
- the LOC123704851 gene encoding uncharacterized protein LOC123704851: protein MAQLHESLQFHSAKLDEAMECIEGFKKTIKALERKNTELINKNNNLETRVGALEQRIQEAEQEKLGKYIEISNIPNQTKEDIQLITENIANKLNQAKQDIKSARRLQGRKEQTANILIELIDEEVREKWMTAARNTKLTVAAVIPNEKTNNNAVYVREAMTKHHKQLFWNAKQELKNNLNYKYVWFKRGLIKARKGDNDKIITLRSIKDIHALTNNKE, encoded by the coding sequence ATGGCGCAGCTACACGAATCCTTGCAATTTCATAGCGCAAAACTCGATGAGGCTATGGAATGCATCGAGGgcttcaaaaaaacaattaaagctCTCGAGAGGAAGAACACagaacttataaataaaaataacaacctTGAAACACGTGTCGGCGCCCTGGAACAACGGATACAGGAGGCGGAACAGGAGAAGCTAGGAAAATACAtcgaaatatcaaatataccAAACCAAACAAAGGAAGACATTCAATTAATTACTGAAAATATCGCAAATAAACTTAACCAGGCTAAACAAGACATCAAAAGTGCACGGAGACTACAGGGGCGGAAGGAGCAAACAGCAAATATACTAATTGAACTGATTGACGAAGAAGTGAGGGAAAAATGGATGACAGCAGCTAGAAATACAAAGTTAACAGTTGCAGCAGTAATTCCGAACGAAAAAACTAACAACAACGCTGTCTATGTACGCGAAGCCATGACAAAGCATCATAAGCAATTGTTCTGGAATGCCAAACAGGAGCTGAAAAATAATCTCAACTACAAATATGTGTGGTTTAAAAGGGGACTAATCAAAGCACGCAAAGGAGacaatgataaaattattactctACGGTCCATTAAAGATATACATGCATTGACTAACAACAAGGAATAA